Proteins from a single region of Haemorhous mexicanus isolate bHaeMex1 chromosome 4, bHaeMex1.pri, whole genome shotgun sequence:
- the SEL1L3 gene encoding protein sel-1 homolog 3 isoform X1, which produces MRPPAEPRRAPPLLLVLLTNFVLSFGKETLQTTAVTPQFQKNMDYVDFIYLNILEKKVLNNSEVSVQYLCSKPCIVSLEAVASSEFRTGVPVYRRRWKDEKNLYVSRTRQVHLKFPSIMVYRDDYIIRNSIIVHSVILYAWISHKSANDYGDEQNEDYQAAVAKNYTFLEAVPPFERPYKDHKVCLQWGADYLWMLQANRIPQCPHETDGVQVLEFIYASSGEKTGIVKKFEQFENRELETVRQHQIDYPMFTISIWLYLLHHCEKDLCGILYFIDSKEMYGTPAVFLNEEGYVHIQMHLMRGDDLAVKTSFSLPLKQWFRLDLSFKGGQIEVSSVGKNLRRHHHQSFTFREDFYYDDTAGYFVLGGSGYVNGIEAFFGPVKYYRLNVLETEQISNPLHDKDTVEQIELYYESCMDIQEIVYDYRYIVRQGEKTHRSCYYENYYLELIHKYGEKSKCDAFMWGKELREKYHTLFKLLQEMDFSSPDEDGSDTVVEVGRRIFEKVVKDLSSANGLSNLGSSVPLLVDSSCCGYHKASYFLAVIFETGLGVPVDRIKGLLYSLVGAQGNERLSVMNLGYKHYQGINNYPLDLELSYAYYSNIAIKTSLDQHNIKGEQAFVETIRLMDDELLKAQTKENGDVFMWLKHEATRGNAAAQQRLAQMLFWGQQGVAKNPEAAIEWYAKGAIETEDPVLIYDYAIVLFKGQGVKKNIKLALELMKKAAAKGLPQAVNGLGWYYHNFKRDYRRAAKHWLIAEELGNPDASYNLGVLYLDGIYPGVSGRNQTVAARYFYKAAQGGHIEGTLRCSLYYITGNMEDFPRDPEKAVIWAKHIAEKNGYLGHVIRKALNAYLELSWHEALLHYILAAETGIEVSQSNLAHICEERPDLARKYLATDCVWRYYNFSVSQVNAPSFAYLKMGDFYYYGYQNQSKDLELSMRMYAQAALEGDSQGFFNLALVMEEGNSIPSYILDHLEIDQALHSSNTSLLQELYYRCWNNSNQESISPCSLALLYFYMRVLWNNVLHSTLIYFMGTFLLSILVAFAVQSFQSLSAHNSPGRRSEPLSHDVPSSLGNDSEDATRAVQQDEPTLSNDLSQQESNPQSPLVTS; this is translated from the exons atgCGGCCCCCGGCcgagccccgccgcgcccctcCGCTGCTCCTCGTCCTCCTCACG AACTTTGTGCTGTCCTTTGGAAAGGAGACATTACAGACAACGGCAGTTACTCCACAGTTTCAGAAGAATATGGATTATGTAGATTTTATCTATTTaaacattttagaaaagaaagttcTTAACAATTCTGAGGTTTCAGTTCAGTATTTATGTTCTAAGCCTTGTATTGTCAGTTTAGAAGCAGTAGCTTCCTCCGAGTTCAGGACTGGTGTACCAGTGTATAGAAGGAGATGGAAGGATGAGAAGAACCTTTATGTTAGCAGAACTCGACAAGTACACTTGAAATTTCCAAGCATCATGGTTTACAGAGATGATTATATCATCAGAAACTCAATTATAGTGCACAGTGTGATACTGTATGCATGGATTAGCCACAAGTCAGCTAACGACTATGGTGATGAGCAGAATGAAGACTACCAGGCTGCAGTTGCCAAGAATTACACATTTTTAGAGGCAGTTCCACCCTTCGAACGGCCATATAAGGACCACAAAGTTTGTCTTCAGTGGGGTGCTGACTATTTGTGGATGCTCCAGGCCAATAGGATACCTCAGTGCCCTCATGAAACTG ATGGTGTCCAGGTTCTCGAATTTATATATGCTTccagtggggaaaaaacaggaattGTGAAGAAATTTGAACAGTTTGAAAACAGAGAACTTGAGACAGTCAGACAACATCAGATTGATTATCCCAT GTTCACCATTTCAATCTGGCTGTATCTACTCCATCACTGTGAAAAGGATCTGTGTGGTATACTCTATTTTATTGATTCAAAAGAAATGTATGGCACTCCTGCTGTATTTCtaaatgaagaag GTTATGTGCATATTCAGATGCATCTCATGAGAGGGGATGACCTTGCAGTGAAAACTAGCTTCAGCCTTCCTCTGAAGCAGTGGTTTCGGCTGGATCTCTCCTTTAAGGGTGGACAG ATTGAAGTAAGCAGTGTTGGGAAGAATTTGAGAAGGCATCATCATCAATCTTTTAC TTTTAGGGAAGATTTCTATTATGATGACACTGCTGGATACTTCGTTCTTGGAGGCAGTGGGTACGTAAATGGCATTGAAGCGTTCTTTGGACCTGTGAAATACTATCGCCTCAATGTGTTGGAAACAGAACAG ATTTCTAATCCTCTTCATGACAAAGACACAGTGGAACAAATTGAACTTTACTACGAGAGTTGTATGGACATTCAAGAAATAGTTTATGATTACAGATATATTGTAAGGCAAGGcgaaaaaacacacagaagtt GTTACTATGAAAACTATTATTTGGAGCTGATTCACAAATATGGAGAAAAATCTAAATGTGATGCTTTCATGTGGGGAAAAGAGCTCAGGGAAAAGTACCACACTTTGTTCAAACTCTTACAAGAGATGGATTTCAGTAGTCCAGATG AAGATGGAAGTGATACAGTTGTAGAAGTTGGCCGGAGGATATTTGAGAAGGTTGTGAAAGATCTGTCCAGTGCCAATGGCCTCAGCAATTTGGgctcctctgtccctctcctggTGGATTCCAGTTGTTGTGGATACCATAAGGCTTCCTATTTCCTTGCAGTTATATTTGAAACAGGCCTTGGTGTGCCTGTGGATCGTATAAAG GGACTGTTATATAGTTTGGTTGGTGCTCAGGGGAACGAGAGACTTTCTGTGATGAATCTTGGCTATAAACATTACCAAGGGATTAATAACTATCCACTTGATTTGGAGCTGTCTTATGCTTATTACAGCAATATTGCAATAAAGACATCCCTGGATCAACACAATATAAAAGGGGAACag GCATTTGTTGAAACTATAAGACTGATGGATGATGAACTGCTAAAAGCTCAAACAAAAGAGAATGGTGATGTCTTTATGTGGTTAAAACATGAAGCAACAAGAGGAAATGCAGCTGCACAG cAACGTTTGGCTCAGATGCTGTTTTGGGGCCAACAAGGTGTGGCAAAAAATCCTGAAGCTGCAATAGAATGGTATGCAAAGGGTGCAATAGAAACAGAAGATCCAGTGTTAATATATGATTACGCCATTGTGTTGTTTAAG GGTCAGGGTgtgaaaaagaatataaaactCGCATTGGAATTGATGAAGAAAGCGGCAGCCAAG GGCTTGCCCCAGGCAGTGAATGGATTAGGATGGTATTACCACAATTTCAAAAGAGACTACAGGAGAGCTGCCAAGCACTGGTTAATTGCCGAAGAATTGGGAAATCCAGATGCATCATACAACCTTGGTGTCCTATATTTAGATGGGATTTACCCTGGAGTATCTGGTAGAAATCAA ACAGTTGCTGCACGCTATTTCTATAAAGCTGCCCAAGGAGGGCATATAGAGGGGACTTTGCGATGCTCTCTCTATTACATCACAGGAAATATGGAAGACTTCCCTAGAGATCCAGAAAAAGCTGTCAT CTGGGCAAAACACATTGCAGAGAAGAATGGCTACTTAGGTCATGTAATCAGAAAAGCTCTCAATGCTTATCTGGAGCTTTCATG GCATGAAGCTCTGCTGCATTACATTTTAGCAGCTGAAACTGGGATTGAAGTGTCACAGTCAAATTTAGCACACATCTGTGAAGAAAGACCA gACCTAGCAAGAAAATACCTAGCAACTGATTGTGTCTGGAGATACTACAATTTCTCAGTTTCTCAAGTCAATGCTCCATCATTTG CTTATTTGAAGATGGGAGATTTCTACTACTATGGCTACCAGAACCAGTCTAAAGACCTGGAGCTGTCCATGCGGATGTACGCCCAGGCAGCCTTGGAGGGGGATTCACAG GGTTTCTTCAATTTGGCCCTTGTCATGGAAGAGGGCAACTCCATACCTTCCTACATTCTGGATCACTTGGAAATTGATCAAGCATTACATTCTAGTAATACATCACTTCTTCAGGAGCTGTATTACAG GTGCTGGAATAATAGTAACCAAGAATCAATTAGCCCATGTTCATTAGCATTGCTTTATTTCTACATGAGAGTTCTCTGGAACAATGTTTTACACTCTACTCTG ATCTACTTCATGGGAACCTTTCTTTTATCGATTCTTGTTGCATTTGCAGTGCAGTCTTTTCAGTCTTTATCTG CTCATAATTCTCCTGGAAGAAGATCAGAACCATTGTCACATGATGTCCCTTCTTCCTTAGGGAATGACAGTGAGGATGCTACCAGAGCAGTACAGCAAGATGAACCTACTCTTTCAAATGATTTATCACAGCAGGAGTCAAACCCTCAGAGTCCTCTTGTCACCAGCTGA
- the SEL1L3 gene encoding protein sel-1 homolog 3 isoform X2 → MRPPAEPRRAPPLLLVLLTNFVLSFGKETLQTTAVTPQFQKNMDYVDFIYLNILEKKVLNNSEVSVQYLCSKPCIVSLEAVASSEFRTGVPVYRRRWKDEKNLYVSRTRQVHLKFPSIMVYRDDYIIRNSIIVHSVILYAWISHKSANDYGDEQNEDYQAAVAKNYTFLEAVPPFERPYKDHKVCLQWGADYLWMLQANRIPQCPHETDGVQVLEFIYASSGEKTGIVKKFEQFENRELETVRQHQIDYPMFTISIWLYLLHHCEKDLCGILYFIDSKEMYGTPAVFLNEEGYVHIQMHLMRGDDLAVKTSFSLPLKQWFRLDLSFKGGQIEVSSVGKNLRRHHHQSFTFREDFYYDDTAGYFVLGGSGYVNGIEAFFGPVKYYRLNVLETEQISNPLHDKDTVEQIELYYESCMDIQEIVYDYRYIVRQGEKTHRSCYYENYYLELIHKYGEKSKCDAFMWGKELREKYHTLFKLLQEMDFSSPDDGSDTVVEVGRRIFEKVVKDLSSANGLSNLGSSVPLLVDSSCCGYHKASYFLAVIFETGLGVPVDRIKGLLYSLVGAQGNERLSVMNLGYKHYQGINNYPLDLELSYAYYSNIAIKTSLDQHNIKGEQAFVETIRLMDDELLKAQTKENGDVFMWLKHEATRGNAAAQQRLAQMLFWGQQGVAKNPEAAIEWYAKGAIETEDPVLIYDYAIVLFKGQGVKKNIKLALELMKKAAAKGLPQAVNGLGWYYHNFKRDYRRAAKHWLIAEELGNPDASYNLGVLYLDGIYPGVSGRNQTVAARYFYKAAQGGHIEGTLRCSLYYITGNMEDFPRDPEKAVIWAKHIAEKNGYLGHVIRKALNAYLELSWHEALLHYILAAETGIEVSQSNLAHICEERPDLARKYLATDCVWRYYNFSVSQVNAPSFAYLKMGDFYYYGYQNQSKDLELSMRMYAQAALEGDSQGFFNLALVMEEGNSIPSYILDHLEIDQALHSSNTSLLQELYYRCWNNSNQESISPCSLALLYFYMRVLWNNVLHSTLIYFMGTFLLSILVAFAVQSFQSLSAHNSPGRRSEPLSHDVPSSLGNDSEDATRAVQQDEPTLSNDLSQQESNPQSPLVTS, encoded by the exons atgCGGCCCCCGGCcgagccccgccgcgcccctcCGCTGCTCCTCGTCCTCCTCACG AACTTTGTGCTGTCCTTTGGAAAGGAGACATTACAGACAACGGCAGTTACTCCACAGTTTCAGAAGAATATGGATTATGTAGATTTTATCTATTTaaacattttagaaaagaaagttcTTAACAATTCTGAGGTTTCAGTTCAGTATTTATGTTCTAAGCCTTGTATTGTCAGTTTAGAAGCAGTAGCTTCCTCCGAGTTCAGGACTGGTGTACCAGTGTATAGAAGGAGATGGAAGGATGAGAAGAACCTTTATGTTAGCAGAACTCGACAAGTACACTTGAAATTTCCAAGCATCATGGTTTACAGAGATGATTATATCATCAGAAACTCAATTATAGTGCACAGTGTGATACTGTATGCATGGATTAGCCACAAGTCAGCTAACGACTATGGTGATGAGCAGAATGAAGACTACCAGGCTGCAGTTGCCAAGAATTACACATTTTTAGAGGCAGTTCCACCCTTCGAACGGCCATATAAGGACCACAAAGTTTGTCTTCAGTGGGGTGCTGACTATTTGTGGATGCTCCAGGCCAATAGGATACCTCAGTGCCCTCATGAAACTG ATGGTGTCCAGGTTCTCGAATTTATATATGCTTccagtggggaaaaaacaggaattGTGAAGAAATTTGAACAGTTTGAAAACAGAGAACTTGAGACAGTCAGACAACATCAGATTGATTATCCCAT GTTCACCATTTCAATCTGGCTGTATCTACTCCATCACTGTGAAAAGGATCTGTGTGGTATACTCTATTTTATTGATTCAAAAGAAATGTATGGCACTCCTGCTGTATTTCtaaatgaagaag GTTATGTGCATATTCAGATGCATCTCATGAGAGGGGATGACCTTGCAGTGAAAACTAGCTTCAGCCTTCCTCTGAAGCAGTGGTTTCGGCTGGATCTCTCCTTTAAGGGTGGACAG ATTGAAGTAAGCAGTGTTGGGAAGAATTTGAGAAGGCATCATCATCAATCTTTTAC TTTTAGGGAAGATTTCTATTATGATGACACTGCTGGATACTTCGTTCTTGGAGGCAGTGGGTACGTAAATGGCATTGAAGCGTTCTTTGGACCTGTGAAATACTATCGCCTCAATGTGTTGGAAACAGAACAG ATTTCTAATCCTCTTCATGACAAAGACACAGTGGAACAAATTGAACTTTACTACGAGAGTTGTATGGACATTCAAGAAATAGTTTATGATTACAGATATATTGTAAGGCAAGGcgaaaaaacacacagaagtt GTTACTATGAAAACTATTATTTGGAGCTGATTCACAAATATGGAGAAAAATCTAAATGTGATGCTTTCATGTGGGGAAAAGAGCTCAGGGAAAAGTACCACACTTTGTTCAAACTCTTACAAGAGATGGATTTCAGTAGTCCAGATG ATGGAAGTGATACAGTTGTAGAAGTTGGCCGGAGGATATTTGAGAAGGTTGTGAAAGATCTGTCCAGTGCCAATGGCCTCAGCAATTTGGgctcctctgtccctctcctggTGGATTCCAGTTGTTGTGGATACCATAAGGCTTCCTATTTCCTTGCAGTTATATTTGAAACAGGCCTTGGTGTGCCTGTGGATCGTATAAAG GGACTGTTATATAGTTTGGTTGGTGCTCAGGGGAACGAGAGACTTTCTGTGATGAATCTTGGCTATAAACATTACCAAGGGATTAATAACTATCCACTTGATTTGGAGCTGTCTTATGCTTATTACAGCAATATTGCAATAAAGACATCCCTGGATCAACACAATATAAAAGGGGAACag GCATTTGTTGAAACTATAAGACTGATGGATGATGAACTGCTAAAAGCTCAAACAAAAGAGAATGGTGATGTCTTTATGTGGTTAAAACATGAAGCAACAAGAGGAAATGCAGCTGCACAG cAACGTTTGGCTCAGATGCTGTTTTGGGGCCAACAAGGTGTGGCAAAAAATCCTGAAGCTGCAATAGAATGGTATGCAAAGGGTGCAATAGAAACAGAAGATCCAGTGTTAATATATGATTACGCCATTGTGTTGTTTAAG GGTCAGGGTgtgaaaaagaatataaaactCGCATTGGAATTGATGAAGAAAGCGGCAGCCAAG GGCTTGCCCCAGGCAGTGAATGGATTAGGATGGTATTACCACAATTTCAAAAGAGACTACAGGAGAGCTGCCAAGCACTGGTTAATTGCCGAAGAATTGGGAAATCCAGATGCATCATACAACCTTGGTGTCCTATATTTAGATGGGATTTACCCTGGAGTATCTGGTAGAAATCAA ACAGTTGCTGCACGCTATTTCTATAAAGCTGCCCAAGGAGGGCATATAGAGGGGACTTTGCGATGCTCTCTCTATTACATCACAGGAAATATGGAAGACTTCCCTAGAGATCCAGAAAAAGCTGTCAT CTGGGCAAAACACATTGCAGAGAAGAATGGCTACTTAGGTCATGTAATCAGAAAAGCTCTCAATGCTTATCTGGAGCTTTCATG GCATGAAGCTCTGCTGCATTACATTTTAGCAGCTGAAACTGGGATTGAAGTGTCACAGTCAAATTTAGCACACATCTGTGAAGAAAGACCA gACCTAGCAAGAAAATACCTAGCAACTGATTGTGTCTGGAGATACTACAATTTCTCAGTTTCTCAAGTCAATGCTCCATCATTTG CTTATTTGAAGATGGGAGATTTCTACTACTATGGCTACCAGAACCAGTCTAAAGACCTGGAGCTGTCCATGCGGATGTACGCCCAGGCAGCCTTGGAGGGGGATTCACAG GGTTTCTTCAATTTGGCCCTTGTCATGGAAGAGGGCAACTCCATACCTTCCTACATTCTGGATCACTTGGAAATTGATCAAGCATTACATTCTAGTAATACATCACTTCTTCAGGAGCTGTATTACAG GTGCTGGAATAATAGTAACCAAGAATCAATTAGCCCATGTTCATTAGCATTGCTTTATTTCTACATGAGAGTTCTCTGGAACAATGTTTTACACTCTACTCTG ATCTACTTCATGGGAACCTTTCTTTTATCGATTCTTGTTGCATTTGCAGTGCAGTCTTTTCAGTCTTTATCTG CTCATAATTCTCCTGGAAGAAGATCAGAACCATTGTCACATGATGTCCCTTCTTCCTTAGGGAATGACAGTGAGGATGCTACCAGAGCAGTACAGCAAGATGAACCTACTCTTTCAAATGATTTATCACAGCAGGAGTCAAACCCTCAGAGTCCTCTTGTCACCAGCTGA
- the SEL1L3 gene encoding protein sel-1 homolog 3 isoform X3, with amino-acid sequence MRPPAEPRRAPPLLLVLLTNFVLSFGKETLQTTAVTPQFQKNMDYVDFIYLNILEKKVLNNSEVSVQYLCSKPCIVSLEAVASSEFRTGVPVYRRRWKDEKNLYVSRTRQVHLKFPSIMVYRDDYIIRNSIIVHSVILYAWISHKSANDYGDEQNEDYQAAVAKNYTFLEAVPPFERPYKDHKVCLQWGADYLWMLQANRIPQCPHETDGVQVLEFIYASSGEKTGIVKKFEQFENRELETVRQHQIDYPMFTISIWLYLLHHCEKDLCGILYFIDSKEMYGTPAVFLNEEGYVHIQMHLMRGDDLAVKTSFSLPLKQWFRLDLSFKGGQIEVSSVGKNLRRHHHQSFTFREDFYYDDTAGYFVLGGSGYVNGIEAFFGPVKYYRLNVLETEQISNPLHDKDTVEQIELYYESCMDIQEIVYDYRYIVRQGEKTHRSCYYENYYLELIHKYGEKSKCDAFMWGKELREKYHTLFKLLQEMDFSSPDEDGSDTVVEVGRRIFEKVVKDLSSANGLSNLGSSVPLLVDSSCCGYHKASYFLAVIFETGLGVPVDRIKGLLYSLVGAQGNERLSVMNLGYKHYQGINNYPLDLELSYAYYSNIAIKTSLDQHNIKGEQAFVETIRLMDDELLKAQTKENGDVFMWLKHEATRGNAAAQQRLAQMLFWGQQGVAKNPEAAIEWYAKGAIETEDPVLIYDYAIVLFKGQGVKKNIKLALELMKKAAAKGLPQAVNGLGWYYHNFKRDYRRAAKHWLIAEELGNPDASYNLGVLYLDGIYPGVSGRNQTVAARYFYKAAQGGHIEGTLRCSLYYITGNMEDFPRDPEKAVIWAKHIAEKNGYLGHVIRKALNAYLELSWHEALLHYILAAETGIEVSQSNLAHICEERPDLARKYLATDCVWRYYNFSVSQVNAPSFAYLKMGDFYYYGYQNQSKDLELSMRMYAQAALEGDSQGFFNLALVMEEGNSIPSYILDHLEIDQALHSSNTSLLQELYYRCWNNSNQESISPCSLALLYFYMRVLWNNVLHSTLIYFMGTFLLSILVAFAVQSFQSLSGNDSEDATRAVQQDEPTLSNDLSQQESNPQSPLVTS; translated from the exons atgCGGCCCCCGGCcgagccccgccgcgcccctcCGCTGCTCCTCGTCCTCCTCACG AACTTTGTGCTGTCCTTTGGAAAGGAGACATTACAGACAACGGCAGTTACTCCACAGTTTCAGAAGAATATGGATTATGTAGATTTTATCTATTTaaacattttagaaaagaaagttcTTAACAATTCTGAGGTTTCAGTTCAGTATTTATGTTCTAAGCCTTGTATTGTCAGTTTAGAAGCAGTAGCTTCCTCCGAGTTCAGGACTGGTGTACCAGTGTATAGAAGGAGATGGAAGGATGAGAAGAACCTTTATGTTAGCAGAACTCGACAAGTACACTTGAAATTTCCAAGCATCATGGTTTACAGAGATGATTATATCATCAGAAACTCAATTATAGTGCACAGTGTGATACTGTATGCATGGATTAGCCACAAGTCAGCTAACGACTATGGTGATGAGCAGAATGAAGACTACCAGGCTGCAGTTGCCAAGAATTACACATTTTTAGAGGCAGTTCCACCCTTCGAACGGCCATATAAGGACCACAAAGTTTGTCTTCAGTGGGGTGCTGACTATTTGTGGATGCTCCAGGCCAATAGGATACCTCAGTGCCCTCATGAAACTG ATGGTGTCCAGGTTCTCGAATTTATATATGCTTccagtggggaaaaaacaggaattGTGAAGAAATTTGAACAGTTTGAAAACAGAGAACTTGAGACAGTCAGACAACATCAGATTGATTATCCCAT GTTCACCATTTCAATCTGGCTGTATCTACTCCATCACTGTGAAAAGGATCTGTGTGGTATACTCTATTTTATTGATTCAAAAGAAATGTATGGCACTCCTGCTGTATTTCtaaatgaagaag GTTATGTGCATATTCAGATGCATCTCATGAGAGGGGATGACCTTGCAGTGAAAACTAGCTTCAGCCTTCCTCTGAAGCAGTGGTTTCGGCTGGATCTCTCCTTTAAGGGTGGACAG ATTGAAGTAAGCAGTGTTGGGAAGAATTTGAGAAGGCATCATCATCAATCTTTTAC TTTTAGGGAAGATTTCTATTATGATGACACTGCTGGATACTTCGTTCTTGGAGGCAGTGGGTACGTAAATGGCATTGAAGCGTTCTTTGGACCTGTGAAATACTATCGCCTCAATGTGTTGGAAACAGAACAG ATTTCTAATCCTCTTCATGACAAAGACACAGTGGAACAAATTGAACTTTACTACGAGAGTTGTATGGACATTCAAGAAATAGTTTATGATTACAGATATATTGTAAGGCAAGGcgaaaaaacacacagaagtt GTTACTATGAAAACTATTATTTGGAGCTGATTCACAAATATGGAGAAAAATCTAAATGTGATGCTTTCATGTGGGGAAAAGAGCTCAGGGAAAAGTACCACACTTTGTTCAAACTCTTACAAGAGATGGATTTCAGTAGTCCAGATG AAGATGGAAGTGATACAGTTGTAGAAGTTGGCCGGAGGATATTTGAGAAGGTTGTGAAAGATCTGTCCAGTGCCAATGGCCTCAGCAATTTGGgctcctctgtccctctcctggTGGATTCCAGTTGTTGTGGATACCATAAGGCTTCCTATTTCCTTGCAGTTATATTTGAAACAGGCCTTGGTGTGCCTGTGGATCGTATAAAG GGACTGTTATATAGTTTGGTTGGTGCTCAGGGGAACGAGAGACTTTCTGTGATGAATCTTGGCTATAAACATTACCAAGGGATTAATAACTATCCACTTGATTTGGAGCTGTCTTATGCTTATTACAGCAATATTGCAATAAAGACATCCCTGGATCAACACAATATAAAAGGGGAACag GCATTTGTTGAAACTATAAGACTGATGGATGATGAACTGCTAAAAGCTCAAACAAAAGAGAATGGTGATGTCTTTATGTGGTTAAAACATGAAGCAACAAGAGGAAATGCAGCTGCACAG cAACGTTTGGCTCAGATGCTGTTTTGGGGCCAACAAGGTGTGGCAAAAAATCCTGAAGCTGCAATAGAATGGTATGCAAAGGGTGCAATAGAAACAGAAGATCCAGTGTTAATATATGATTACGCCATTGTGTTGTTTAAG GGTCAGGGTgtgaaaaagaatataaaactCGCATTGGAATTGATGAAGAAAGCGGCAGCCAAG GGCTTGCCCCAGGCAGTGAATGGATTAGGATGGTATTACCACAATTTCAAAAGAGACTACAGGAGAGCTGCCAAGCACTGGTTAATTGCCGAAGAATTGGGAAATCCAGATGCATCATACAACCTTGGTGTCCTATATTTAGATGGGATTTACCCTGGAGTATCTGGTAGAAATCAA ACAGTTGCTGCACGCTATTTCTATAAAGCTGCCCAAGGAGGGCATATAGAGGGGACTTTGCGATGCTCTCTCTATTACATCACAGGAAATATGGAAGACTTCCCTAGAGATCCAGAAAAAGCTGTCAT CTGGGCAAAACACATTGCAGAGAAGAATGGCTACTTAGGTCATGTAATCAGAAAAGCTCTCAATGCTTATCTGGAGCTTTCATG GCATGAAGCTCTGCTGCATTACATTTTAGCAGCTGAAACTGGGATTGAAGTGTCACAGTCAAATTTAGCACACATCTGTGAAGAAAGACCA gACCTAGCAAGAAAATACCTAGCAACTGATTGTGTCTGGAGATACTACAATTTCTCAGTTTCTCAAGTCAATGCTCCATCATTTG CTTATTTGAAGATGGGAGATTTCTACTACTATGGCTACCAGAACCAGTCTAAAGACCTGGAGCTGTCCATGCGGATGTACGCCCAGGCAGCCTTGGAGGGGGATTCACAG GGTTTCTTCAATTTGGCCCTTGTCATGGAAGAGGGCAACTCCATACCTTCCTACATTCTGGATCACTTGGAAATTGATCAAGCATTACATTCTAGTAATACATCACTTCTTCAGGAGCTGTATTACAG GTGCTGGAATAATAGTAACCAAGAATCAATTAGCCCATGTTCATTAGCATTGCTTTATTTCTACATGAGAGTTCTCTGGAACAATGTTTTACACTCTACTCTG ATCTACTTCATGGGAACCTTTCTTTTATCGATTCTTGTTGCATTTGCAGTGCAGTCTTTTCAGTCTTTATCTG GGAATGACAGTGAGGATGCTACCAGAGCAGTACAGCAAGATGAACCTACTCTTTCAAATGATTTATCACAGCAGGAGTCAAACCCTCAGAGTCCTCTTGTCACCAGCTGA